A stretch of Lactuca sativa cultivar Salinas chromosome 6, Lsat_Salinas_v11, whole genome shotgun sequence DNA encodes these proteins:
- the LOC111890120 gene encoding DEAD-box ATP-dependent RNA helicase 11 has product MPTSWADSVAAAENAAAGSYVGNSNSLAPNRSTYVPPHLRNRPGSAEAAPPPATANTGSTSAVPVVGGGAPNRWAAPVPGPRNDFRSGYGGGGGGGRGGGGGWNNRSGGWDRGRDREVNPFGDEENTTSEQDFLEQENTGINFDAYEDIPVETSGDNVPPPVNTFAEIDLGEALNLNIRRCKYVKPTPVQRHAIPISLGGRDLMACAQTGSGKTAAFCFPIISGIMRGQFGQRAPRMPRTACPLALILSPTRELSCQIHEEARKFAYQTGVKVVVAYGGAPINQQLRELERGVDILVATPGRLVDLLERARVSLQFIRYLALDEADRMLDMGFEPQIRKIVQQMDMPPPGVRQTMLFSATFPKEIQRLASDFLANYIFLAVGRVGSSTDLIVQRVEYVQESDKRSHLMDLLHAQRANGTHGKQALTLVFVETKKGADSLEYWLCMNGFPATTIHGDRTQQEREQALRSFKSGNTPILVATDVAARGLDIPHVAHVVNFDLPNDIDDYVHRIGRTGRAGKSGLATAFFNDNNSSMARPLSDLMQEANQEVPAWLARYAARASYGGGKNRRGGGGRFGGRDFRRDSNFNRGGGGDYYGGGGGGNMNSYGGAYGGGYGGGGGGYGGGGGGYNPGVASAWD; this is encoded by the exons ATGCCAACTTCTTGGGCTGATTCAGTTGCTGCAGCTGAAAACGCGGCTGCTGGTTCATATGTAGGGAATTCAAATTCTTTAGCCCCAAACCGATCAACCTATGTTCCTCCACATCTCCGTAACAGACCTGGTAGCGCAGAGGCGGCACCACCACCAGCCACCGCCAACACTGGCTCTACTTCTGCTGTACCCGTTGTTGGTGGGGGAGCCCCCAACCGTTGGGCTGCTCCTGTTCCTGGTCCTAGAAACGACTTCAGGTCAGggtacggtggtggtggtggcggtggacgTGGCGGCGGCGGCGGTTGGAACAACAGGAGTGGTGGCTGGGACCGTGGAAGAGACCGTGAAGTTAACCCTTTTGGAGATGAAGAAAACACTACTAGTGAACAAGACTTCTTAGAACAGGAGAACACTGGAATCAACTTTGATGCTTATGAAGATATTCCAGTGGAGACAAGTGGTGATAATGTCCCACCTCCTGTGAACACTTTTGCTGAGATTGATTTAGGGGAAGCTTTAAATTTAAACATTAGGAGGTGCAAGTATGTGAAGCCAACTCCTGTTCAAAGACATGCCATTCCAATCTCTCTTGGTGGAAGGGATTTAATGGCTTGTGCTCAAACAGGGTCAGGAAAGACAGCTGCTTTTTGTTTTCCAATCATCAGTGGGATAATGAGAGGGCAATTTGGTCAAAGAGCTCCACGAATGCCACGTACAGCATGTCCACTTGCTCTTATTCTCTCCCCTACACGGGAACTATCATGTCAA ATTCATGAAGAAGCTAGGAAGTTTGCTTATCAAACTGGAGTAAAAGTTGTGGTTGCTTATGGTGGTGCCCCAATAAATCAACAG CTTCGAGAGCTAGAGAGGGGCGTTGACATTCTTGTTGCTACCCCTGGGAGATTGGTTGACCTTCTAGAAAGGGCAAGAGTGTCATTACAGTTTATCAGATATTTAGCTTTGGATGAAGCTGATAGAATGCTTGATATGGGATTCGAACCACAAATCAGGAAAATTGTCCAACAAATGGACATGCCCCCGCCAGGTGTCAGACAAACAATGCTTTTCAGTGCCACTTTCCCCAAAGAGATTCAG aGATTGGCTTCTGATTTTCTTGCAAACTACATATTTTTGGCTGTGGGAAGAGTTGGATCAAGTACTGATTTGATTGTGCAAAGAGTTGAATATGTACAAGAAAGTGACAAAAGAAGCCATCTTATGGACCTTCTTCATGCCCAAAGGGCCAATGGTACTCATGGAAAG CAAGCTCTTACATTGGTATTTGTGGAGACAAAAAAAGGAGCTGATTCATTGGAATATTGGTTATGCATGAATGGCTTCCCTGCAACCACTATTCATGGTGATAGAACACAAcag GAACGCGAACAAGCATTAAGATCATTCAAAAGCGGAAACACACCAATCCTAGTGGCAACAGACGTAGCAGCACGTGGACTCGACATCCCACACGTGGCCCACGTGGTCAACTTTGACCTCCCAAACGACATCGACGATTACGTCCACCGAATCGGAAGAACCGGCCGCGCCGGAAAATCCGGTCTCGCCACCGCCTTCTTCAACGACAACAACTCCTCCATGGCCCGCCCCCTCTCCGACCTCATGCAAGAAGCCAACCAAGAAGTCCCCGCCTGGCTCGCTCGCTACGCCGCCCGCGCTTCCTACGGCGGCGGCAAGAACCGCCGCGGTGGCGGTGGCCGCTTCGGCGGTCGCGATTTCCGGCGAGACTCCAATTTCAACCGCGGCGGTGGTGGAGATTATTATGGCGGCGGAGGCGGCGGGAACATGAACAGCTACGGTGGAGCTTATGGTGGCGGATATGGTGGCGGCGGCGGCGggtatggtggtggtggtggtggttataaTCCCGGTGTTGCGAGTGCTTgggattaa
- the LOC111890161 gene encoding F-box/kelch-repeat protein At1g55270: protein MAQLSERERSPNVQRRGFRVQAPLVDSVSCYCKVDAGLKTVAGARKFVPGSKICIQPDINPHAHKTKNSRKERTRIQPPLLPGLPDDLAIACLTRVPRAEHNKLRLVSKRFFRLLSSNYFYSLRKTLGMAEEWVYVFKRDRDGRISWHAFDPTYQIWQPLPPVPVDYENALGFGCAVLSGCHLYLFGGKDPLKGSMRRVVFYNARTNRWHKAPDMQRKRHFFGSCVINNCLYVAGGECDGVHRTLRSVEVYDPNKRRWSFITDMSTPMVPFIGVVYNGKWFLKGLGAHREVLSEAYTPESNTWVSITDGMIAGWRNPSISMNGKLFALDCRDGCKIRVYEEDTNSWKKFIDSKVHLGSSPAMEAAALVNLNGKLCIIRNNMSISLVDVSSKDKKVESNPNLWENIAGKGHIKTLFTNLWSSISGRNGQKSHIVHCQVLQV, encoded by the exons ATGGCTCAATTATCTGAACGTGAAAGGTCGCCTAATGTGCAGCGAAGGGGGTTTCGAGTTCAAGCTCCATTG GTGGATTCCGTATCATGCTATTGCAAAGTTGATGCGGGATTAAAAACAGTCGCCGGGGCCCGCAAATTCGTTCCCGGGTCAAAAATTTGCATCCAACCCGACATCAACCCACACGCACACAAAACCAAAAACAGCCGAAAAGAGCGGACCCGCATCCAACCGCCCCTCCTCCCGGGTCTCCCCGATGACCTGGCAATTGCGTGTCTAACGCGGGTCCCACGAGCCGAACACAACAAACTCCGGTTAgtttccaaaagatttttcagacTCTTATCAAGCAACTACTTTTACTCCCTTAGAAAAACCCTAGGAATGGCTGAAGAATGGGTTTATGTCTTCAAACGAGATCGTGATGGAAGAATCTCATGGCATGCATTCGACCCCACTTACCAAATTTGGCAACCACTTCCACCTGTCCCGGTTGATTACGAAAATGCCCTTGGGTTTGGATGTGCGGTTTTGAGCGGTTgtcatctttatttatttggCGGGAAAGATCCTTTAAAGGGTTCGATGAGACGTGTGGTGTTTTATAATGCGAGAACAAATCGATGGCATAAAGCTCCCGATATGCAAAGAAAGCGACATTTTTTTGGATCTTGTGTTATAAACAATTGTCTTTATGTTGCGGGAGGTGAATGTGATGGAGTTCATAGGACTCTTCGATCTGTTGAAGTTTATGATCCAAATAAACGTCGATGGAGTTTTATTACAGATATGAGTACACCAATGGTGCCTTTTATTGGAGTCGTTTATAATGGAAAGTGGTTCTTGAAAGGACTTGGGGCTCATAGAGAGGTTTTGAGTGAAGCGTATACACCAGAATCAAACACGTGGGTGTCAATTACTGATGGAATGATTGCAGGGTGGAGGAATCCGAGTATTTCCATGAACGGAAAGCTTTTTGCTTTGGATTGTCGTGATGGgtgtaaaattagggtttatgaagaGGACACGAATTCTTGGAAGAAGTTTATTGATAGTAAAGTTCATCTTGGAAGCTCGCCTGCAATGGAGGCAGCTGCTCTTGTGAATCTTAATGGGAAGTTGTGTATTATTCGGAATAATATGAGTATTAGTCTTGTTGATGTTTCGAGTAAAGATAAAAAAGTGGAAAGTAATCCGAATCTTTGGGAGAATATTGCAGGGAAAGGGCATATAAAGACTTTGTTTACAAATTTATGGTCGAGTATATCAGGGAGGAATGGGCAAAAGAGTCATATTGTGCATTGTCAGGTGCTTCAGGTATGA